A window of Bacteroidota bacterium genomic DNA:
GGGCGCCTCGTGGGCGCCAGCTTCTACAACACACTCCTGGTTGTGAATCTCTACATAGAACGCCTCATCAGGCGTGCCTTCCAGATTGATCTGGATAACGGTATCAACACCGCCGGCGTTCTCCGGGATGAACCGGGATTTGTATGACGCAAGTAATTCAGAGACTGAGGTGTAGGTAGCCATCGATAATTTTATCACACATTAGCATGTAAAGGCTGAACGATCTATTTTAGCCCAGCATTAAATCCCCTAAACGGCTGACTTAGGCAAAAGATCAGAGCAACCGATATAGCGTATGAAATACATTCTCTCTTTGGACCAGGGTACTACCAGCTCACGAGCAATTTTGTTTGATCATGGCGGCAGCATTCACGCTGTTTCCCAACAAGAATTCGAACAAATATTTCCCAAACCCGGCTGGGTAGAACACAATGCAGAAGAGATTTGGGATACGCAATTGCACGTCGCTCAAGACGTCCTGAAGAAGGCTCGCGTATCTGCAACAGATATCGCCGCGATTGGCATCACCAACCAGCGTGAAACCACCGTTATATGGGATCGCCGTACGGGCAAACCCATTTTCCATGCCATTGTCTGGCAAGACCGCCGCACAGCCTCATTTTGCGACAGCTTAAAAGACCGCGGACTTGCAGGTGTATTCCAGAAGAAAACCGGACTCGTACTAGACGCTTATTTCTCGGGCACCAAAGTTCGCTGGCTACTC
This region includes:
- a CDS encoding SCP2 sterol-binding domain-containing protein, giving the protein MATYTSVSELLASYKSRFIPENAGGVDTVIQINLEGTPDEAFYVEIHNQECVVEAGAHEAPVLTVSATVEDWLKLNNHEVNPMLLMMQGKLKVEGPLHMAARFQTMFRD